In Methanomicrobium antiquum, one DNA window encodes the following:
- a CDS encoding chemotaxis protein CheW: MAVIDLVVFELNKTLYALDITLAREIVEMMTPTPIPRSPPHVAGIINLRGEITKIIHLCTLLDIQENPDAETRKIIILTSADSEKSKIGIIVDDVKSVIAIEEDTIDTMDNAVSKEAYVKGIIKRKSETDNKETQLVIWIDLSKVLEELNFGLNQ, encoded by the coding sequence ATGGCTGTAATTGATTTGGTAGTATTTGAACTGAATAAGACACTTTATGCACTTGACATCACACTTGCACGCGAAATTGTTGAGATGATGACTCCGACCCCTATTCCACGCTCTCCCCCTCATGTGGCAGGAATAATTAATCTTCGCGGCGAGATTACAAAAATAATTCATTTGTGCACTCTTCTTGATATTCAGGAAAATCCTGACGCTGAAACAAGAAAAATTATTATTCTGACATCTGCTGATTCAGAAAAATCTAAGATTGGAATAATTGTGGATGATGTTAAAAGCGTTATTGCAATAGAAGAAGATACAATTGACACAATGGATAATGCAGTCTCAAAAGAGGCTTATGTTAAGGGGATAATAAAAAGAAAATCCGAAACTGACAATAAAGAAACACAGCTTGTAATCTGGATTGATCTCTCAAAAGTTCTTGAAGAGCTTAATTTTGGGTTGAATCAATAA